The DNA sequence CAGTGGGAAGTCAAACAGCACACAGATGCGGTTTAGTCAGCTGACCTTGGCACATCACTGAGAAAGACGGTGAAGTGTGATCTTGTCTGGATGTAGGAAATTGGCCATATTTCTGTCACACTGTCCCCTTCCCCGCCTGTTCACAGTAAGCCATTGTTCACTGGCAGACAAGCAGTTCATGGTGGTCACGATCAAGCCCTGTGCACACTTTGAGTTTGACTTTGTATTCAGGTCGTTTTACTATATCTTTGTCTTTCATTCATTTAGTAAGATACAAACAAATAGCTAACTAAGCTCATATTATTTGTGGGATTAAACAAAAGGCttcttttgtttcctctttcaaaGAGATCACAATTACACGATTACATCTCCGTGGCTTTTTAGTGCTCTGTTAACAAATGTGATGCAACATGGATTTCTGTGTTTTAGGGCAGAGCAAATGATGATAGTGGCAGGCGACTACAAGGTAAACGTCTTTGAGGGTACTGAACAGTACGCTAAGCCCCGCATCTTGGTCATCCATCCCCTGTACAACAGGAGCACCAACAACGCAGACATCATGCTCATTAAGGTGCTACAGAATCGGTGCAGTAAAGTTACCAGTGGTTTGTTAAAGTTTAATCTGttacatctttctttttttttaaaaaaaaacaaaaaacatgttcacATGGAAACTGTACAATTTTCTGTCCAGCTGCGGGCTCCCATGGTTCTGAACAAATACGTGTCGCTGGCGCCTCTTCCCAGGCAGGGGACGGGTGTAGCTGAAGGCCACGTGTGTCGGGTGTCTGGGTGGGGCTACAATAGTCTGGAAGGAGGCCAGGTGCCTGTCACACTCAGGACAGTCACAGTGCCCATTGTCTCAACTGCAAGGTGTAACAGCAGCGACTCCTTTAATGGAAACATCACAGCAAACATGATCTGCGCTGGCTACAGCACTGGAGGCAAAGATGCATGCAAGGTACAAAGAACAAAGACACCACCTTTCactaatcagaaaaaaaaacatgtttttaaaagtttcagCTGCAAGGTAAGTGAGTGTTGGACACCACCGCAGCCCTCTGTGCCAAGCATGTTCATTTGATGTTTTGAAAAGGCAAGAAACTCATTTTGAGGTAATAGACTCTCAGAGGTACCATCCATGGTTATCACACAGCACAAGCTGAGCCTACTTTCATCATCTCACTTAAGAGCAAAACAATAACACAGTTCTGCAAACCTCTTTCCCCCAACAGTGTAAGGATACAGTTGATCATGTCAGTGTTGGTTCGAGCTACAAGCTTTTATTAAGGAGACATGCATGTTTGTCCTGAAACATTACTGCAGTTGTAATAATTGCATAAGAGATAGAAAAGCAACCCTTAAAGTAGCAACACAACTGAAAACCTTGACCGGAGTTTTCGCTTACATAGCAGCAAAAATAACCTATGATTTGGTTATTTGCATCGTGAAAGAGTTTCAGCCCGGCCGTTGGTGTGAAACAATAATTTACATGAAATTCAGCGTTTGATATGTGAGTAAGCTATGTCTCACCTTCGGCAAAGTAGAGAATGACTAGTTTAAAATAAACTCTATGTAAAACCTGTGTGTTTGATAAAGTCTTTgtgtgttggggttttttttttcaagcaatAATAATGAATGAAGACATTATGATTTAAAGTTtagtattaaaacaaaaaacagccagaACTTTTCTAAAGGAAAAGCAGACCAGCTGTACTCAGTCAAGTTTAAATCCATACCTTGTTGGCCAGTTGGAATTTGTCTTCACCACTACATCCTAAAAGCCACATGTGAGTATTTCACACATGCAGTGCATTATACATGAGATATGgtactgcttcagtaatgttgaggtccaggctctggggaggccgatGCAATGACTGACGGTGTTCAGGTGTGAGTTTTTCTATCCAGATATGGTTTTGCTGTTTGAGATCATTGTCACCCTGAAAAACACAGTTGTTGCCATTCAGATGCTGTCTACATGGTATCCCATGATACTTCTGTGTTTATAATTCCATCACTTTTGACAAGATCACCGGCTGCAATGCTTCCACCATGTTGACACCAAGATAGCTGTCGACaaaatttggattcatcgcCCATAAGGCCTGtcaccactgattttcagtccagttcttgtataaTCTGGCATTCCTGTCTTTTCTCCCTCTTCCCTTACCTTAAAAATGGCtttttgacagccacccttccactgaaaCCTTTTCTGATTAAGCGCTTgcaaaaagtttacattttagCCAGATGAAACCAATTTATCTGGCTAAAGATAAATTGGTtgtttgctaagttgtctgttagaAACAACCCTTATTCACATCTTGACTTAGGTGCCCTTTTAAATCTTGAATGATTCatggaaaaaacattttctcatgAAACTGTGGCACAAACATGAACTGAATCATTCAGTAATAAAAGATTCTCTGTAAAATATAGATCTGGCATTAACACACTCACAGGGATGAGGGGGGGCAAGGAAATGAGGTAGagacaatatatacacacacaggacaATAAGCAGATACACAACAAGTAGGACGCACAGCTGGAAGCTAAAGGAATAACGAGGTGCGGGAAGTAAACACAACGCCAGACAAAGAGAAGAAcagttaccaaaataaaacaggaagacaTATCTGAATGGGAAACAATGGTTAACTTAACACAGGGGAGCACAGAAAGATGAAGGTCAAAAGTAGATGAGACTggaacacaaaaaaacacaaagagaaactaACTCAAAGCAAATCGGAACGTCAGCAGAAACTGAAACTAACAAGAACTGAAGGCTCGACAATCAGTGGAAAAAAGAATAGATCAGACCCGAATAACAAAGTACATAATAAAGAGTCTATACAAAACATGAGCTAAACACAACTTGAAAATAACACAACAACTGAATAGCCTGGAAACTGAATACTGGCTAAACAAGGAATACAGAAACTAAGCCCAGAGGGTAGCCTAAATGCAGGACTTCTTCCAATAAAGAAGCAAAATCCAAACAGGGTGCAGGAAAGGTAATTATAAAAAACGAAGAAGTCACCAAGGAGACATGAAACCTTAACATAAAACATTCTCACAATCCAAAGGAAATATGAGCTCACAAAAACTGAAAACCCAGGGACCAAAACCAATGACACATgccaaatgagtgaaaaagcagccaatgcccaaacaaaaacttgaaaaaattttttgaaagaaaaacatgaaaatgcaatgggtggctcaagactaTTGCACAATGCTCCACATTTAAATATTGGAACATGTAAATGTTCCTGTACTGTCTTTTACAGGAACTACAACTGCATAACATCATGTGGATTATTagcaggggtgcacataagtggtctgcaggtgcgcattcgctgtcaaaataaaagacgcgcaccagataagaagttgaaACGcacgtttgcgtacataagattttctggaggaggacagacatttgtttagaactcttaaagatgtcgaagaagcaattactttggtgttcctccaccttcTGCACCATGGTGCAAATTAGCTGTTATATCTGTATCATTTCATGTCCTTTTACAGTAATAGCCACATTTTACATGATTTCAGGTTTTTGTTGGGGGGTTTTTATaacaaagttttttaaaaaacacatttatgcatTTTGGGAATCAGTTGATGTTGTTCTTTGAGCTAAATTAGACCAAAAGCAAGTAACCTTCGATACCTGGGATATCTGACCCACCTGGGCGGTAAA is a window from the Pelmatolapia mariae isolate MD_Pm_ZW linkage group LG5, Pm_UMD_F_2, whole genome shotgun sequence genome containing:
- the LOC134627174 gene encoding trypsin-like, whose protein sequence is MTSLLMCLCCVLLDLMAVHSRVLMQGRIVGGHTAAPNSIRYLVSLKSTSGQHFCGGSLVHRYWVLTAAHCNIGAEQMMIVAGDYKVNVFEGTEQYAKPRILVIHPLYNRSTNNADIMLIKLRAPMVLNKYVSLAPLPRQGTGVAEGHVCRVSGWGYNSLEGGQVPVTLRTVTVPIVSTARCNSSDSFNGNITANMICAGYSTGGKDACKGDSGGPLVCDRRIYGVVSWGNGCGDAKFPGVYTAVSRFRRWIDQTIYGSYMRCFKPWR